One region of Edaphobacter bradus genomic DNA includes:
- the iscX gene encoding Fe-S cluster assembly protein IscX yields the protein MPREINWTDSEEIGIQLQEKYPEIDPYTVRFTDLHKYVTELPGFVGDPAKSNESILEAIQTAWHEEYEDAK from the coding sequence ATGCCGCGCGAGATCAACTGGACCGATTCCGAGGAGATTGGAATTCAACTGCAGGAGAAGTATCCCGAGATCGATCCCTACACAGTGAGGTTTACCGATCTGCACAAGTACGTCACCGAGTTGCCCGGGTTCGTGGGCGATCCGGCGAAGTCGAACGAAAGCATTCTGGAGGCGATCCAGACGGCGTGGCATGAGGAGTACGAGGACGCGAAGTAG
- a CDS encoding LysR family transcriptional regulator, with amino-acid sequence MENFRLKVFRTVAEGLSFRKAAEVLHLSQPAVSQQIRALEEEAGVRLFDRAGGEGHGTQIALTEAGRVLLKYANRAAQTMAEAQRALAALNHEVAGELRLGASTTVAQYVLPHILGAFLRQYPHVKLSVVSGNTERIVQVVAEERVALGLIEGPAMRREVKTERMTRDEMVLIASPDHPWAALKGSIDVAELAKVPLVLREQGSGSRRVVERALKHAGLPLKSLQVAMELDSTEAIISGVEAGLGVGFVSRWSVTKVLRLGSVRVVRIKGLQIVRDFSFVRLAGTEAAGAAAVFQRFALAAVATPEKSGR; translated from the coding sequence GTGGAGAATTTTCGGCTGAAGGTGTTTCGAACGGTCGCAGAGGGGTTGAGCTTTCGCAAAGCGGCCGAGGTGCTGCATCTCAGCCAGCCTGCTGTGAGCCAGCAGATCCGCGCGCTCGAAGAAGAGGCCGGCGTCCGGCTCTTTGACCGCGCAGGCGGCGAAGGCCACGGAACGCAGATCGCATTGACCGAGGCAGGCCGCGTCCTGCTCAAGTACGCCAACCGCGCCGCGCAGACCATGGCCGAGGCGCAGCGCGCGCTGGCGGCGCTCAACCACGAGGTGGCGGGCGAGCTTCGCCTCGGGGCTTCGACCACCGTGGCGCAGTATGTTCTGCCGCACATTCTGGGAGCCTTTCTGCGCCAGTATCCGCATGTGAAGCTCTCGGTCGTCAGCGGCAACACGGAGCGGATCGTCCAGGTCGTCGCCGAGGAGCGCGTAGCCCTCGGGCTGATTGAAGGGCCGGCGATGCGGCGCGAGGTGAAGACAGAACGGATGACGCGCGATGAGATGGTGCTTATCGCAAGCCCGGACCATCCGTGGGCCGCGCTGAAGGGGTCGATCGATGTCGCGGAGCTGGCAAAAGTTCCCCTGGTGCTGCGCGAGCAGGGCTCAGGCTCCCGGCGCGTGGTGGAGCGCGCGCTGAAGCATGCGGGGCTGCCGCTGAAGTCGCTGCAGGTGGCGATGGAGCTGGACTCGACCGAGGCGATCATCTCCGGCGTAGAGGCCGGGTTGGGCGTGGGCTTTGTCTCGCGCTGGTCGGTGACCAAGGTGCTGCGGCTGGGGTCCGTGAGGGTTGTGCGGATAAAAGGGCTGCAGATTGTGCGCGACTTCAGCTTTGTGCGCCTCGCCGGCACGGAGGCGGCAGGAGCCGCAGCCGTGTTCCAGCGATTTGCGCTGGCCGCCGTCGCAACTCCGGAGAAATCGGGCCGATAA
- a CDS encoding YeiH family protein, giving the protein MTKNLFFIGIILAASGLIGPPFALALGLVFGLMAIHPFHRESKHLSKFLLQAAVVCMGFGMNLKEVVHAGKSGFFYTAISITVALSLGILLGKILTVGKTQSLLISMGTAICGGSAIAAMGPVLEADEEEMAVSLGTVFVLNSVALLLFPFIGLALHLSQTQFGLWSALAIHDTSSVVGAGAKYGPTALAVGTTVKLARALWIVPLAIGTAMLRKSKAKVQLPWFILYFCVAAVLASYVPRWIPTSVPLFSGLNRLGRAGLTVVLFLIGTGISRETLRQVGVRPMIQGVALWIVVASASLWAIHAGLIRL; this is encoded by the coding sequence ATGACAAAGAACCTCTTCTTCATCGGAATCATTCTCGCGGCAAGCGGGCTCATCGGCCCCCCGTTTGCGCTGGCGCTGGGGCTTGTCTTCGGCCTGATGGCGATCCATCCCTTCCACCGGGAGAGCAAACACCTCTCGAAGTTTCTGCTGCAGGCGGCGGTAGTCTGCATGGGCTTTGGGATGAACTTGAAGGAAGTAGTCCACGCGGGCAAGTCGGGATTCTTCTATACAGCGATCAGCATCACCGTTGCGTTGAGCCTCGGCATTCTGCTGGGCAAGATACTCACTGTGGGCAAGACGCAGTCGCTGCTGATCAGCATGGGAACGGCGATCTGCGGAGGCAGCGCCATCGCCGCGATGGGGCCTGTGCTTGAGGCGGACGAAGAGGAGATGGCGGTCTCGCTCGGAACCGTCTTCGTGCTGAACTCGGTGGCGCTGCTGTTGTTTCCGTTCATCGGGCTCGCGCTGCATCTCTCGCAGACGCAGTTCGGGCTGTGGTCGGCGCTGGCGATTCACGATACAAGCTCCGTCGTGGGAGCCGGAGCCAAGTATGGGCCGACGGCGCTCGCCGTGGGGACGACAGTGAAGCTCGCTCGCGCGCTGTGGATCGTGCCGCTGGCCATCGGCACCGCGATGCTCCGGAAGAGCAAGGCCAAGGTGCAGTTGCCGTGGTTCATCCTTTACTTCTGCGTGGCGGCCGTGCTGGCCAGCTATGTTCCGCGGTGGATTCCCACATCGGTTCCGCTCTTCAGCGGCCTGAACCGGCTGGGACGCGCGGGCCTGACAGTAGTGCTCTTTTTGATCGGCACTGGAATCTCGCGCGAGACGTTGCGGCAGGTGGGAGTGCGGCCGATGATTCAGGGAGTCGCGCTCTGGATCGTCGTGGCAAGCGCGTCGCTCTGGGCGATCCACGCCGGGCTTATCCGGTTGTAA
- the hscA gene encoding Fe-S protein assembly chaperone HscA, with product MAEERVVGIDLGTTNSLVAYMQGDTPAVIPGEDGDRLVPSVVAVTGNGVVVGNAAHQTLLEDAGSVVYSAKRLMGRGVEDVQDELKLFPFKLADGLQPGEVLQLKVGGLTMTPPEISAYVLTQLKRNAERYFGAPITKAVITVPAYFNDAQRQATKDAGRIAGLEVLRLVNEPTAAALAYGLDKNKDGLIAVYDFGGGTFDISILKLHEGIFEVVATGGDTHLGGDDIDNLLIAIALDDIAGDLGEDLRHNGEAVQSIRKAVIEAKIWLSENEVARLDVTLPSGRRYTREIAREQFERLIAGVIARTADPCKQALKDAGIDPAQIDEVVLVGGSTRIPAVRKLVDDVFGLSARGKKPHTELNPDEVVALGAAVQAQILAGGSKATEDLLLLDVTPLSLGIEALGGVVAKIIQRNSTIPASATEHFTTGVDGQTNVAIHVVQGERELAKDCRSLARFDLKGIPPMMAGLPRIEVKFLIDANGILHVSAREQRSGKEAEVEVKPTYGLTDEQVEEMILSSFDNAEEDIRVRQVIEAKNEAETILAAVDKGRSHASWQQLSAGEVAKIDEAEAEVKTSVKGDDHKAIRAAIERLDVATRRFAELMMDSAVSGAIGGKTMQAAGESIGEGPTAPHPFAKAQVLSTDAAAEAIEDSVKETATAGESTED from the coding sequence ATGGCGGAAGAGCGTGTTGTAGGGATTGACCTTGGGACGACGAACTCCCTTGTGGCTTATATGCAGGGAGATACCCCTGCGGTCATTCCCGGTGAGGACGGCGACCGGCTGGTTCCGTCGGTGGTGGCGGTGACCGGCAACGGCGTTGTGGTGGGAAACGCGGCGCACCAGACGCTGCTCGAAGATGCAGGCAGCGTGGTGTACTCGGCTAAGCGGCTGATGGGACGCGGCGTGGAGGATGTGCAGGACGAGCTGAAGCTCTTCCCCTTCAAGCTTGCCGATGGGCTGCAGCCGGGCGAGGTGCTGCAGCTCAAAGTTGGCGGGCTGACCATGACTCCGCCGGAGATCTCGGCGTATGTGCTGACACAGCTCAAGAGAAACGCGGAGCGGTACTTCGGGGCTCCGATCACGAAGGCCGTGATTACGGTTCCTGCCTACTTCAACGATGCGCAGCGGCAGGCGACGAAGGACGCAGGACGTATCGCGGGGCTTGAGGTCCTGCGGCTGGTGAACGAGCCGACGGCGGCCGCTCTGGCCTATGGGCTGGACAAGAACAAAGACGGGCTGATCGCGGTGTATGACTTCGGCGGCGGGACGTTCGATATCTCCATCCTGAAGCTGCACGAGGGAATCTTCGAGGTCGTCGCGACCGGCGGTGATACGCACCTCGGCGGCGACGACATCGACAACCTGCTGATTGCGATTGCGCTGGACGACATTGCCGGCGATCTGGGCGAAGATCTTCGCCACAACGGCGAGGCGGTGCAGTCGATCCGCAAGGCGGTAATCGAGGCGAAGATCTGGCTCTCGGAGAATGAAGTAGCCCGGCTGGATGTGACGCTCCCGAGCGGGAGACGCTATACCCGCGAGATTGCACGCGAGCAGTTCGAAAGGCTTATCGCCGGTGTGATCGCGCGGACGGCAGACCCCTGCAAGCAGGCCCTGAAGGACGCCGGGATCGATCCGGCGCAGATCGACGAAGTGGTTCTGGTCGGCGGATCGACGCGCATTCCGGCCGTGCGGAAGCTGGTGGATGATGTCTTCGGCCTGAGCGCGCGGGGCAAGAAGCCGCACACCGAGCTGAATCCCGATGAAGTTGTCGCGCTGGGGGCTGCTGTGCAGGCGCAGATTCTCGCCGGCGGCTCGAAGGCTACGGAAGACCTACTGCTGCTCGACGTGACTCCACTGTCGCTGGGCATCGAGGCTCTGGGCGGCGTGGTGGCGAAGATCATCCAGCGCAACTCGACCATTCCCGCCAGCGCGACCGAGCACTTCACAACGGGCGTGGACGGGCAAACAAATGTGGCCATTCACGTGGTGCAGGGAGAGCGCGAACTGGCAAAGGACTGCCGGTCCCTGGCACGCTTCGACCTGAAGGGCATCCCGCCCATGATGGCCGGGCTGCCGCGCATCGAGGTGAAGTTCCTGATCGACGCCAACGGCATCCTGCACGTGAGCGCGCGCGAGCAGCGCAGCGGTAAAGAGGCCGAGGTCGAGGTGAAGCCCACCTACGGGCTGACCGACGAGCAGGTGGAGGAGATGATCCTGTCATCGTTCGACAACGCCGAGGAGGACATCCGCGTGCGGCAGGTCATCGAGGCGAAGAACGAGGCCGAGACGATCCTGGCGGCTGTGGACAAGGGCCGCAGCCACGCCTCATGGCAGCAGTTGAGCGCAGGCGAGGTCGCAAAGATTGACGAGGCCGAGGCAGAGGTGAAGACTTCGGTGAAGGGCGACGACCACAAGGCGATCCGCGCGGCGATCGAGCGGCTGGACGTAGCGACGCGGCGGTTCGCCGAATTGATGATGGATTCAGCCGTATCCGGCGCGATCGGCGGCAAGACGATGCAGGCCGCAGGTGAGAGCATAGGAGAAGGCCCCACCGCGCCGCATCCCTTCGCAAAGGCGCAGGTGCTGAGCACGGATGCGGCGGCCGAGGCAATTGAAGATTCAGTGAAGGAAACGGCTACGGCCGGAGAGTCGACAGAAGATTAA
- a CDS encoding 2Fe-2S iron-sulfur cluster-binding family protein: MGEINKDQVVDLSKPAGEGMVRVTFEPEGRTVEFPFDSLPYEGHGEPMSFLDVAENFDIFLDHACGGVCACTTCHLWVKDGANGISEPEDKELDRMETAADLQLNSRLGCQAVIEKPGTYVVEIPKWNRNYVQEGKPAVAVKND, translated from the coding sequence ATGGGCGAAATCAATAAGGATCAGGTTGTGGATTTGTCGAAGCCCGCGGGCGAAGGCATGGTGAGGGTGACGTTTGAGCCTGAAGGCCGGACCGTGGAGTTTCCATTCGATTCGCTGCCGTACGAAGGGCACGGAGAGCCGATGTCGTTCCTCGACGTCGCGGAGAACTTCGATATCTTTCTGGACCATGCATGCGGCGGCGTGTGCGCGTGCACGACCTGTCACCTGTGGGTAAAAGACGGGGCGAACGGCATCAGCGAGCCCGAGGATAAGGAACTCGACCGCATGGAGACGGCTGCCGACCTGCAGTTGAACTCACGGCTCGGCTGCCAGGCCGTGATCGAGAAACCGGGGACGTATGTCGTTGAGATCCCCAAGTGGAACCGCAACTACGTGCAGGAGGGCAAGCCCGCCGTAGCGGTCAAGAACGACTGA
- the murJ gene encoding murein biosynthesis integral membrane protein MurJ, translating to MNATDDPNSTPGPLQAPVQAPQAPRAGETGLRRRLLAFLHPSASHSAFSATLLLMLSTLLSGVLGLVRQKYINYIFGAGPQTDAYNAAFQLPDMLAYFLVGGVASISLVTILNRYRAEGDEAGGDRALSIVLNAMIVVLGAGIVLAEVFAPFYTRVAFRGFDPYQAALCTSLTRILLPAQLFFFIGGVIGSRLLVRKIFIYQAITPLIYNLGIILGAVFLHQRFGIYSLAIGVLAGVIVGPAALTAFGAFREGLRYQPILNLRHPAFLEWLRLTFPLMIGVSLVTADKWILAYFASNDTGGISRLTVAKTLFNAPMGILGQAAGAASLPFFSALFSQNRLGEFAVAVNRSVSRVLAASFLLGAWMIALASPIVDLFRGGSFTPADAQSTALYFTIFTLSIAFWAAQGIYARSFYAAGDTVTPATAGWAVTLLSIPVYSLLFRSAGITGLTFASNAGIVVQTLVLALLLNRKGLVRLSGLEFGELARALLAAAISLAGAYAIAHRVTVSHSHLRDIEVIALGTLVWALLAAMVLRLSGSALLQQLRSRL from the coding sequence GTGAACGCAACCGACGATCCCAACTCGACCCCCGGGCCACTGCAAGCCCCAGTTCAAGCTCCGCAGGCTCCGCGTGCCGGCGAGACAGGGCTCCGGCGCAGACTTCTGGCGTTTCTTCACCCCTCGGCCTCGCACAGCGCGTTCTCGGCGACGCTGCTTCTCATGCTCTCGACGCTTCTCTCCGGCGTCCTTGGCCTCGTGCGCCAGAAGTACATCAACTACATCTTCGGAGCGGGCCCGCAGACCGACGCCTACAACGCCGCCTTCCAACTCCCCGACATGCTTGCGTATTTCCTCGTCGGCGGAGTCGCCTCCATCTCGCTCGTCACCATCCTCAACCGCTATCGCGCGGAGGGCGACGAGGCCGGCGGCGATCGTGCGCTGTCCATCGTTCTCAACGCGATGATCGTGGTCCTCGGCGCCGGCATCGTGCTTGCTGAGGTCTTCGCGCCCTTTTACACGCGAGTCGCCTTCCGTGGCTTCGATCCTTACCAGGCCGCGCTCTGCACCTCGCTGACGCGAATCCTGCTGCCTGCGCAGCTCTTCTTCTTCATCGGCGGTGTCATCGGTTCGCGGCTGCTCGTCCGCAAGATCTTTATCTACCAGGCGATCACGCCGCTCATCTACAACCTCGGCATCATCCTCGGCGCTGTCTTTCTTCATCAACGCTTCGGAATCTACTCGCTCGCCATCGGCGTTCTCGCTGGGGTCATCGTCGGGCCTGCGGCTCTTACGGCATTCGGGGCATTTCGCGAGGGACTGCGCTACCAGCCCATTCTCAATCTCCGCCATCCGGCATTTCTGGAGTGGCTTCGACTCACGTTTCCCCTGATGATTGGCGTCTCGCTAGTCACAGCCGACAAGTGGATTCTGGCCTACTTCGCGTCGAACGACACAGGCGGAATCTCGCGGCTCACCGTGGCCAAGACGCTCTTCAATGCTCCTATGGGCATCCTCGGCCAGGCTGCCGGAGCGGCGTCGCTGCCGTTCTTCTCCGCGCTCTTCAGCCAGAATCGGCTTGGCGAGTTTGCCGTCGCGGTCAATCGCTCCGTCTCGCGCGTCCTGGCCGCGTCGTTTCTGCTCGGAGCCTGGATGATCGCGCTCGCCTCGCCCATCGTCGATCTGTTTCGCGGAGGCTCATTCACGCCGGCCGACGCGCAATCGACCGCGCTTTACTTCACCATCTTCACGCTATCGATCGCGTTCTGGGCGGCGCAGGGAATCTACGCACGCTCCTTCTACGCCGCAGGAGACACGGTCACTCCCGCGACTGCAGGATGGGCCGTCACGCTGCTCTCGATCCCGGTCTACAGCCTTCTCTTTCGCAGCGCGGGAATCACCGGCCTCACGTTTGCCTCGAATGCCGGGATCGTCGTCCAGACGCTGGTGCTCGCTCTGCTGCTGAATCGCAAAGGACTGGTTCGGCTCTCGGGTCTGGAGTTCGGCGAACTGGCGCGCGCTCTTCTCGCGGCGGCAATCAGTCTCGCGGGGGCTTACGCGATCGCGCATCGCGTGACTGTTTCGCACAGCCATCTTCGCGACATCGAAGTGATTGCCCTCGGAACGCTCGTGTGGGCGCTGCTTGCTGCGATGGTGCTTCGCCTCTCCGGCTCGGCGCTCCTGCAGCAGCTCCGCTCGCGTCTATGA
- a CDS encoding MerR family transcriptional regulator yields the protein MAQHQQIRREPPSGSDIPDKLYFRIGEVARLCDVPAYVLRFWESEFPQLKPHKGGTGQRLYRRRDVETALHIKSLLYNEGYTIPGARQVIKTEQKQKAPQLALGIDPGAVSVQQIRKLQKDLSDLLALLSKAPARPAVHPIRAPRQAAPPRRAGVEKLFDLQPQPVDPKDDPKS from the coding sequence ATGGCGCAGCACCAGCAAATCCGCAGAGAGCCGCCTTCCGGATCCGACATTCCGGACAAGCTGTACTTTCGCATCGGCGAGGTCGCCCGCCTTTGCGACGTTCCGGCGTACGTTCTGCGTTTCTGGGAGAGCGAGTTTCCGCAGCTCAAGCCGCATAAGGGCGGCACGGGCCAGCGGCTCTACCGCCGTCGCGACGTCGAGACCGCGCTCCACATCAAGAGCCTTCTGTACAACGAGGGTTACACCATCCCCGGCGCGCGCCAGGTCATCAAGACAGAGCAGAAGCAGAAGGCCCCGCAGCTCGCGCTCGGCATCGATCCCGGCGCGGTCAGCGTACAGCAGATTCGCAAGCTGCAGAAGGACCTCAGCGACCTTCTGGCGCTCCTCTCCAAGGCCCCGGCCCGGCCCGCTGTCCATCCCATCCGCGCGCCTCGCCAGGCAGCGCCACCCCGCCGCGCTGGCGTAGAAAAGCTCTTCGATCTTCAGCCTCAGCCCGTCGATCCGAAGGACGACCCGAAGTCCTGA